In the Actinomycetes bacterium genome, GCCTGTTCCGCCTTTTGCTGTAATTCCAGGTCCAGGGTGGTATAAATCCTCAGCCCTCCCTTGAACACATCGTAATCTGTAAATTTCTGGTCATAAAGCTGCTGCTTTATATAGTCAATAAAATAGGGAGCTATACTCCTATTGGAGCTGCCGGCCGAAGCAGTGCTGGATTCATTTACTTCTATGGGCGCGGTAAGTGCTTCAAAGTATTGGTCTTTATCAATCAGTTGCTGTTCATACATCATACCAAGTACCAGATTTCTTCTGCTCTCGGCCTTTTCCATATTATTGAAGGGAGAGTAATTTTCCGGGGAACGGATAAGTCCGGCCAGCAGAGCTGCCTGATCCAGGGTAAGGTCTGAAGCATTAACTCCGAAATAGATCTGTGATGCTTTTTCTATGCCGTAGGTTCCGGCACCAAAATAAATGGTATTAAGGTACATTTCCAGCACTTTGTCTTTGGTGTAATGGCGTTCCAGCTGGATGGCAATTACTGCCTCCTTTATTTTCCGGCTCCAGGTTTTTTCAGGGCTAAAGTATACGTTTTTCACATACTGCTGGGTTATGGTGCTGGCCCCCTCGGCCAGCTCCCCGGCTTTAAGGTCAGCAATAAGGGCTCCAATTATCCTTACATAATCAACACCCTGGTGTTCATAATATCTTTTATCTTCAACCGAAACCACTGCATCCCTGATATAGGGAGACATCCGGTCAAAGCTTATAATTTCCCTGTTCTCTTCTGCATGGAATTCAGTAATCAACTGGCCGTCAATGGAATATACCTTGGAAGTCTGGGCTATGGGGGAAGGGGTAAGCTCTTCCAGTGTAGGGAGCGAGCTTATATAAATGAAACCTCCTACCACGCCCACAAACAGAACTACCAGAAATGAAACCAGCAGAAACAGGAAAAAAAATTTTAGTCCTCTTCTTCTTTTACTCATAATATCACCTGCTTTGAATTCTGAATCTGTATTATACTATATAAGGCAAATGCAATAGAAGGGCCAAAATAGACAGAAAATTGGCTACATGTTAATATTTAATCATAATTATAGTCAATTATCAGAGGGTTTAAAAGGCATGGAAAAAAATTTATCGAAGCAGATGGAGTTAATACTATCGGGAACCGAAGATGTGCTGGTAAAAGAGGAACTAGAAAAAATTTTAGCCGGCAGCATACAGTCAAACCATCCCCTGAAAGTTAAGCTGGGCCTGGATCCTACCGCTCCCGATATTCACCTGGGGCATACCGTAGTATTAAACAAACTGAGGCAGTTTCAGGATCTGGGACATAATGCCATCCTTATAATCGGTGATTATACCGCCAGGATTGGCGACCCTTCGGGAAGATCCAAGCTAAGGCCCAAACTGGATCCGGAAGAAATTGACCGACATGCCCAGACCTATATGAGACAGGCTTTCAAAATACTGGATCCGGATAAAACAGAGATGGTAAACAACTCCCAATGGTTAAAGAAGCTTAGCTTTGAAGATGTTTTAAACCTGACTGCCAAGTTTACAGTGGCCAGGATGCTGGAAAGGGATGATTTTAAGAAAAGATTTTCTTCCAATACCCCTATTGCCATAATGGAATTTCTATACCCTATTATGCAGGCTTATGACTCGGTGGCCATTGAAGCCGATGTGGAGCTGGGCGGAACCGATCAGCGGTTCAATCTCCTGATGGGGAGGGAGCTGCAGAAAGAATTTTCCCAGAAGCCGCAGATAGCTATCACCATGCCCATTCTGGTGGGCACAGATGGAGTGGAAAAAATGAGCAAAAGCCTGGGCAACTATATAGGCGTGGATGAATCTCCCCGGGAAATATTTGGAAAGGTAATGTCCATACCCGATGATATAATGCTGGACTATTTTAAGCTGGTTACCCGTATAGAAGTGGGGGAATACCAGGAAATTGACAGACAGCTGAAGCAGGATGAAGTCAATCCTTCGGTTATAAAAAGGAAACTGGCAAGAACCATAGTAGCCGGGCTCTACGATCAGCAGCAGGCGGAGAAGGCAGAGGCAGGTTTTGATTTGATTTTTAAGAAAAACAGGGTACCGGATAACATTGAAGAATATGTGGTTAAGCATCAGAATGGCAAGGTATGGATTGTAAAGCTGCTGGTAGACAGTGGTCTGGCCCAATCCAATGGCGAGGCCAGGCGGCTGATTGGCCAGGGTGCGGTTAAGCTGGATCAAGAAAAAATTGAGGATACGGAACTGGAGCTTGAAGCTTCGGATCTGCAGGGAAAGGTACTCCA is a window encoding:
- the tyrS gene encoding tyrosine--tRNA ligase; this translates as MEKNLSKQMELILSGTEDVLVKEELEKILAGSIQSNHPLKVKLGLDPTAPDIHLGHTVVLNKLRQFQDLGHNAILIIGDYTARIGDPSGRSKLRPKLDPEEIDRHAQTYMRQAFKILDPDKTEMVNNSQWLKKLSFEDVLNLTAKFTVARMLERDDFKKRFSSNTPIAIMEFLYPIMQAYDSVAIEADVELGGTDQRFNLLMGRELQKEFSQKPQIAITMPILVGTDGVEKMSKSLGNYIGVDESPREIFGKVMSIPDDIMLDYFKLVTRIEVGEYQEIDRQLKQDEVNPSVIKRKLARTIVAGLYDQQQAEKAEAGFDLIFKKNRVPDNIEEYVVKHQNGKVWIVKLLVDSGLAQSNGEARRLIGQGAVKLDQEKIEDTELELEASDLQGKVLQKGKRHFRRLKVG